A genomic region of Brevibacillus sp. JNUCC-41 contains the following coding sequences:
- a CDS encoding thiolase family protein: MNRDAVIVSAVRTAIGKQGGALASVPAHAFGAEVMKEAIKRANVEPRMIDDVIMGNVLSGGGNIARLTALETGLSLHLPGLTVDRQCGSGINAVNLAAQAIRAGEGDVYIAGGVESMSRAPYLMDRPEKAYSAKPPQFRKSRLSPKVIGDPPMGITAENLAEKYEVSREEQDEFALQSQKRMAKAVEEGRFNEQIAPIHIPVRKGDDIEFKLDEHPRPQITKEGLAQLSPAFLEGGSVTAGNSSGLNDAASALVIMSREKAVELGIKPLATIRAQAVAGVDPNYMGIGPVPAIRKVMKKSGLSLNEMDIIEINEAFAAQVIACNRELDMNPARVNVNGGAIAHGHPLGATGAILITKAVYELKRSAGRFALITACIGGGQGIATIIEREA; this comes from the coding sequence ATGAATAGAGATGCCGTCATAGTTTCTGCAGTTCGAACAGCCATTGGTAAACAGGGAGGTGCCCTTGCATCGGTGCCCGCCCACGCATTTGGAGCAGAAGTGATGAAAGAAGCCATAAAACGAGCGAATGTTGAACCTCGAATGATAGATGATGTAATCATGGGGAATGTGTTAAGCGGGGGTGGAAACATTGCCAGGTTAACGGCGCTGGAAACAGGCCTCTCGCTTCATCTTCCGGGACTGACTGTCGACCGTCAATGCGGCTCGGGAATAAATGCTGTCAACTTGGCTGCACAAGCGATCCGTGCAGGCGAAGGTGATGTCTATATCGCCGGTGGGGTCGAGAGCATGAGCAGGGCGCCATACTTGATGGATCGTCCGGAAAAAGCATACAGTGCAAAGCCACCGCAGTTCAGAAAATCCCGGTTGTCCCCAAAAGTGATTGGCGATCCCCCGATGGGAATCACGGCTGAAAACTTAGCTGAAAAATATGAGGTCAGCAGGGAAGAACAAGATGAATTCGCACTACAAAGCCAAAAAAGGATGGCCAAAGCCGTGGAAGAGGGCCGTTTCAATGAGCAAATTGCGCCTATTCACATTCCCGTCAGAAAAGGCGATGATATTGAATTTAAATTGGATGAACATCCACGTCCGCAAATAACGAAAGAAGGGCTAGCCCAATTATCACCTGCTTTTTTAGAAGGAGGTTCCGTGACTGCAGGCAATAGTTCGGGATTGAATGATGCAGCATCGGCCCTAGTCATAATGTCGAGGGAAAAAGCGGTGGAATTGGGGATTAAGCCTTTAGCGACGATAAGGGCACAGGCCGTTGCAGGGGTAGATCCAAATTATATGGGGATAGGACCTGTTCCCGCTATAAGAAAGGTAATGAAGAAATCAGGTCTTTCTTTAAATGAAATGGACATCATTGAAATTAATGAAGCCTTCGCCGCTCAAGTCATTGCTTGTAATAGGGAGCTTGATATGAATCCCGCAAGAGTGAATGTGAACGGGGGAGCCATTGCACATGGACATCCACTAGGTGCTACGGGTGCCATCCTCATTACGAAAGCGGTTTATGAATTGAAGCGTTCTGCTGGAAGGTTTGCTCTTATTACAGCTTGCATTGGAGGCGGGCAGGGAATTGCCACGATAATTGAACGTGAAGCCTGA
- a CDS encoding acyl-CoA dehydrogenase family protein translates to MTITLTKEMQQMKEMIRNFVEREVEPYAIQIEEEDAIPEHLVEKAKDLGLFGISIPEQYGGIGLNAVGKATVLEQLGRTHNGFVSLISAHTGIGSTGLVKLASEHLKNKYLPEMAAGTKIGAFALSEPGAGSDATNLATTAEKKGDYWVMNGTKHFITNGPIADVYTVFALTDKDKGAKGGITAFLVERDFPGLIVGKKDKKMGLRGSYTSQVIFEDCIIPEENVIGEVGMGYISALKILGEGRVGLAARSVGSSGKLIELSAKYAKERIQFGKPIADNQAIQWMLADMATETEAARALTMMAAQKIDEGKKVIKEASMAKLFASDVFNRVADKAVQIHGGMGYMAEYPVERFYRDARITKIYEGTNEIQRLIIARNVLEEC, encoded by the coding sequence ATGACAATCACTTTAACCAAGGAAATGCAGCAAATGAAGGAAATGATCCGTAATTTTGTTGAAAGGGAAGTCGAGCCCTACGCCATACAAATTGAAGAAGAAGATGCCATCCCGGAGCATTTGGTGGAAAAAGCAAAAGACCTTGGCTTATTCGGGATAAGCATTCCAGAACAATATGGTGGAATTGGCTTGAATGCTGTTGGAAAGGCTACCGTATTAGAGCAGTTAGGAAGGACCCATAATGGATTCGTTTCATTAATAAGCGCCCATACCGGGATAGGCAGTACAGGTCTGGTTAAGCTTGCATCCGAACATTTGAAAAATAAATATTTGCCTGAAATGGCAGCAGGCACGAAAATTGGCGCCTTTGCTTTATCTGAACCAGGAGCGGGATCTGATGCAACCAATTTGGCAACAACTGCAGAAAAGAAGGGTGATTACTGGGTGATGAATGGGACGAAACATTTCATCACGAATGGGCCGATAGCTGATGTTTATACCGTATTTGCTTTAACGGATAAAGATAAAGGAGCAAAGGGAGGGATTACAGCATTTTTAGTAGAAAGAGATTTTCCCGGTTTAATTGTCGGCAAAAAGGACAAAAAAATGGGGTTAAGGGGATCATATACCTCACAGGTCATTTTCGAGGATTGTATCATACCTGAAGAAAATGTTATTGGCGAAGTTGGAATGGGATATATCTCTGCCCTGAAAATTTTAGGTGAAGGGCGTGTAGGTTTGGCTGCAAGATCAGTGGGATCAAGTGGTAAATTGATTGAATTATCAGCCAAATATGCAAAAGAGCGCATTCAATTCGGCAAACCAATTGCGGACAACCAAGCGATTCAATGGATGCTTGCTGATATGGCAACCGAAACGGAAGCCGCAAGAGCATTGACGATGATGGCGGCACAAAAGATTGATGAAGGAAAAAAAGTGATCAAGGAAGCATCAATGGCTAAGCTGTTCGCTTCAGACGTTTTTAATCGGGTCGCGGATAAAGCGGTTCAAATTCATGGCGGAATGGGATATATGGCTGAATATCCAGTTGAACGCTTTTATCGGGATGCCCGCATAACGAAGATCTATGAAGGAACGAATGAAATCCAACGTTTAATCATAGCAAGGAATGTCTTGGAAGAGTGTTAA
- a CDS encoding thiolase family protein, producing the protein MGEDIVIVSAVRTPIGRYGGAFKEISSGHLASIAIKEAIKRANIVAEQVDEVIFGEVRQTTESSNVARVAALRSGIPDSAPAFSVNRLCASGMQAITSAAQQISSGQANIVVAGGTESMSRAPLYLRSARFGGDRTKLVDSNTEAGQQPQEIYGKNLGMGITAENVAERYSISREEQDAFSVESQRRAAQAIEEGKFKDEIVPVQVSDRKSAVTIDTDEYPRPETTMEKLASLKPAFRENGTVTAGNACGRNDGAAALVLMKASEAKRLQIQPLAKIVDWATAGVSPEIMGIGPVPAVGKLMERTGKKVEEIGLFELNEAFASQALAVIRDLSLDENKVNVNGGAIALGHPVGSTGARIVTTLIYELIRRKERYGVATLCVGGGQGMAIMIETV; encoded by the coding sequence ATGGGAGAAGATATCGTAATCGTTAGTGCTGTTCGAACACCGATTGGAAGGTACGGTGGAGCATTTAAAGAGATTAGTTCCGGTCATTTGGCGAGCATAGCCATTAAAGAAGCGATTAAGCGTGCGAATATTGTAGCAGAACAAGTGGATGAAGTCATTTTCGGGGAGGTTAGGCAAACGACCGAATCCTCGAATGTCGCGAGAGTGGCAGCGCTGCGCTCAGGGATTCCCGATTCTGCACCGGCTTTTTCGGTAAACCGGTTATGTGCATCGGGAATGCAGGCCATCACCTCAGCAGCACAGCAGATAAGCTCAGGTCAAGCAAATATAGTCGTTGCCGGCGGTACGGAAAGCATGAGCCGCGCACCGCTTTATTTAAGAAGTGCCCGTTTTGGCGGAGACAGGACCAAGTTAGTGGATTCCAATACTGAAGCTGGACAGCAGCCGCAAGAAATTTATGGAAAAAATTTAGGGATGGGAATCACCGCTGAAAATGTCGCAGAACGATACAGCATTTCCAGGGAAGAACAAGATGCCTTTTCAGTGGAAAGTCAACGAAGAGCGGCGCAAGCGATAGAAGAAGGAAAGTTTAAAGATGAGATTGTTCCTGTTCAGGTCTCTGACAGGAAGAGTGCGGTTACCATTGATACGGATGAATATCCACGTCCGGAAACCACAATGGAAAAACTTGCAAGTTTAAAACCGGCCTTCAGGGAAAACGGAACCGTCACTGCAGGGAATGCATGTGGCCGTAATGACGGGGCTGCTGCATTGGTATTAATGAAAGCGAGTGAAGCGAAACGGTTACAAATACAACCACTCGCAAAGATTGTCGATTGGGCGACCGCGGGAGTTTCGCCTGAAATCATGGGAATTGGTCCAGTACCAGCCGTCGGAAAACTTATGGAGCGCACCGGGAAAAAGGTAGAGGAAATCGGGCTTTTCGAATTAAATGAAGCGTTCGCTTCACAGGCATTGGCAGTAATCAGGGATTTATCGCTAGATGAAAACAAAGTTAATGTAAATGGCGGAGCGATAGCTCTTGGACACCCAGTCGGATCGACGGGCGCCCGGATCGTGACAACGCTAATATATGAACTGATTCGCAGGAAAGAAAGATATGGTGTTGCTACACTTTGTGTTGGCGGCGGACAGGGAATGGCTATTATGATTGAAACGGTATAG
- a CDS encoding PaaI family thioesterase, with protein sequence MPVEVEDIRNQFESSAFFAHIGFEIIRFEEGNVTIKLNIEEHLLNVNGTLHGGIHATMLDTILGMVTRSVTKSKVVTTSLTVHYLASISSGELFAEAKVLQKGYKIAFTEGEIKDTEGNTIAKGTGIFKIIRDK encoded by the coding sequence TTGCCTGTCGAAGTGGAAGATATTCGGAATCAATTCGAAAGTAGTGCATTCTTTGCACATATAGGTTTTGAAATCATTCGGTTTGAAGAGGGGAATGTTACGATAAAGTTGAACATAGAAGAACATTTGCTTAATGTTAATGGAACACTGCACGGGGGCATTCATGCCACCATGCTGGATACCATTCTAGGAATGGTGACTCGTTCCGTTACCAAATCCAAAGTCGTTACGACAAGCTTAACTGTACATTATTTAGCCAGCATATCGAGCGGAGAACTATTTGCGGAAGCAAAAGTCCTTCAAAAAGGATACAAAATTGCCTTTACTGAAGGAGAAATAAAAGATACTGAGGGCAACACAATTGCTAAGGGCACAGGGATTTTTAAAATCATTCGTGATAAATGA